One window from the genome of [Mycobacterium] stephanolepidis encodes:
- a CDS encoding TerC family protein, translating into MQVSQLEWIITLAVTVAILLVDVVVIGRRPHEPSVRETATALSIYIGLAVAFGLWVWFFHGSQFGLEFFAGWLTEYSLSVDNLFIFLIIMASFKVPRVYQQEALLIGIILALIFRGIFIALGAVAIEQFSWIFYLFGAFLVYTAINLARDTEHDDDADNAVVQFARKHLRTTDTWDGLRLWVRENGTRLMTPMFLVIVALGTTDLLFALDSIPAIYGLTKEPYLVFTANVFALMGLRQLYFLLGDMLKRLVYLSQGLAFILLFIGVKLILHALHENELPFINGGEPVHVPEIPTLASLAVIIVTLLITTVASLYKTRRTAKES; encoded by the coding sequence ATGCAGGTATCCCAGCTCGAGTGGATCATCACGCTGGCCGTCACGGTCGCGATCTTGTTGGTCGACGTCGTCGTAATCGGTAGGCGCCCCCATGAGCCCTCCGTTCGCGAGACCGCCACCGCCCTGAGCATCTACATAGGGCTCGCGGTGGCATTCGGTCTGTGGGTGTGGTTCTTCCACGGCAGCCAGTTCGGGCTGGAGTTCTTCGCGGGCTGGCTCACCGAGTACAGCCTGTCGGTGGACAACCTGTTCATCTTCCTGATCATCATGGCCAGCTTCAAAGTTCCCCGTGTCTATCAGCAGGAGGCGCTGCTGATCGGCATCATCCTGGCGCTGATCTTCCGCGGCATCTTCATCGCGCTGGGCGCGGTGGCCATCGAGCAGTTCTCCTGGATCTTCTACCTTTTCGGCGCGTTCCTGGTGTACACCGCCATCAACCTGGCCCGGGACACCGAGCACGACGACGACGCCGATAACGCCGTGGTGCAGTTCGCCCGCAAGCACCTGCGGACCACCGACACATGGGACGGTCTGCGACTGTGGGTCCGGGAAAACGGCACGCGACTGATGACGCCGATGTTCCTGGTGATCGTCGCCCTCGGCACCACCGATCTTCTCTTCGCCCTCGACTCGATCCCCGCGATCTACGGGCTCACCAAGGAGCCCTATCTGGTGTTCACGGCCAACGTGTTCGCCCTCATGGGTCTGCGTCAGCTGTACTTCCTGCTCGGCGACATGCTCAAGCGTCTGGTGTACCTGTCGCAGGGACTGGCCTTCATCCTGCTCTTCATCGGCGTCAAACTGATCCTGCACGCGCTACACGAGAACGAGCTGCCCTTCATCAACGGCGGCGAGCCGGTGCACGTGCCCGAGATCCCCACGCTGGCAAGCCTTGCTGTGATCATCGTGACGCTGCTCATCACCACCGTCGCCAGCCTGTACAAGACCCGGCGTACTGCCAAAGAAAGCTAG
- a CDS encoding aminotransferase class V-fold PLP-dependent enzyme → MSVSTQSGSERPVARVVGADIKVPLAQGGWIRYANFDYAASAPALGDVADRVNELLPYYASVHRGAGYASRVCTAVYEGTRETVGRFVGAAPDHHVIFTRNTTDSLNLLASAVPCAAESEGRRHPNVVVLDIEHHANLLTWQRYGARVVAHRATVADTVAALDEELARRPAALLAVAGASNVTGEVLPLAELAAVAHRHGARIAVDGAQLVPHRRVDLAATGIDYLAFSGHKLYAPFGAGVLVGQSDWLDAARPYLAGGGAVRNVGIDGAEWLVGPQRHEAGTPNVVGVAAVAAACEALAALGEISRLEGALTVQLREGLEAIEGVDTLRIWDGGRDVLGIVSFTVAGYTPSVAAAYLSAEHGIGVRDGRFCAHPLLARLGAPGGALRASVGLGTSAGDITRLVDAIGQLVRHGPTLTYVERDGQVGPVDDPRPLPDFLVV, encoded by the coding sequence ATGTCAGTGTCCACACAATCTGGATCTGAGCGACCGGTCGCGCGTGTCGTCGGAGCAGATATCAAAGTTCCTCTGGCACAAGGTGGTTGGATCAGATACGCCAATTTCGACTACGCGGCGAGCGCACCCGCGCTCGGCGATGTCGCGGACCGCGTCAACGAGTTGCTCCCGTACTACGCCAGCGTCCACCGCGGCGCCGGATACGCCTCGCGCGTGTGCACCGCGGTGTATGAGGGCACCCGGGAAACGGTGGGGCGTTTCGTGGGGGCAGCCCCCGACCACCATGTGATCTTTACCCGCAACACCACCGACTCTCTCAATCTGCTCGCTTCGGCGGTGCCCTGTGCGGCGGAGTCTGAAGGCCGGAGGCACCCAAATGTGGTGGTGCTTGATATCGAACATCATGCAAACCTGTTGACCTGGCAGCGATATGGCGCCCGAGTGGTAGCGCATCGAGCCACCGTCGCGGACACCGTCGCTGCGCTGGATGAGGAACTCGCCCGGAGGCCCGCCGCGCTGCTGGCCGTTGCCGGCGCATCGAATGTCACCGGCGAGGTGCTGCCATTGGCTGAACTCGCTGCCGTTGCCCACCGGCACGGCGCGAGGATCGCCGTTGACGGTGCGCAGTTGGTTCCACATCGTCGCGTCGACCTGGCGGCAACCGGAATCGACTACCTCGCGTTCTCCGGGCACAAGCTGTATGCCCCGTTTGGTGCCGGAGTCCTTGTCGGACAAAGTGACTGGCTCGACGCCGCGCGACCCTATCTGGCAGGCGGGGGTGCGGTGCGCAATGTCGGTATCGATGGGGCCGAGTGGCTCGTCGGACCGCAGCGGCATGAGGCGGGCACTCCCAATGTGGTCGGCGTTGCCGCCGTGGCGGCGGCATGTGAGGCATTGGCCGCGCTGGGAGAGATAAGCCGCCTCGAGGGGGCGCTCACCGTTCAACTCCGAGAGGGGCTCGAGGCGATCGAAGGCGTTGACACCCTTCGTATCTGGGATGGCGGTCGAGACGTGCTGGGCATTGTGTCCTTCACGGTCGCCGGATACACGCCGTCGGTGGCCGCCGCGTATCTGTCCGCCGAGCACGGAATCGGAGTGCGCGACGGCAGGTTCTGCGCGCATCCGCTACTGGCCAGATTGGGTGCTCCGGGTGGGGCGCTACGCGCAAGCGTCGGGCTGGGAACTAGTGCGGGTGACATCACGCGCCTCGTCGATGCGATCGGCCAGCTTGTTCGCCATGGCCCGACCCTGACCTATGTCGAGCGGGACGGACAGGTGGGGCCCGTTGACGACCCGCGACCCCTGCCGGATTTCCTGGTGGTCTGA
- a CDS encoding flavin-containing monooxygenase — MTSTRVRGSEVNDRERVVPDHEVVIIGAGFGGIGAGVELTKRGVHDFVILEKWGAAGGTWHANKYPGVAVDIPTVIYSFSYDQKTTWSKFFTPGDELEEYANELVDKHDLRRKIRFNTRVVRQEFDESQNIWALTLDDDTVITTRHVIAATGGLEQPKLPEIDGIDSYQGVLMHTALWDKDVQLAGKRVAVIGTGATSLQLVPEIAPEVGHLTVFQRTPIYVGPKPDLKYNAFWRALFGFPGVAKGIRHAINLGTAYIPDAVFNLDSKYVESASMAMANRIRSWMRTQVDDPVTREKLLPYYGFGCKRPSFSNTYLKTFNRPNVDLVTEPIQRITEKGLLTADGVEHEVDVLICATGFAIWDHMPAFPTAGRGGKDLKRFFQESRYQAYQGVSIPEYPNFFLVLGPYGYVFGPYHMLIESTTAHAARVIAETKKRGATTAEVKQDVHQAYFDKMHQRNKNHLWLSPACSTANTYYIDNHGDSPFRPGGFGEMYFHNKYFRLDNYRYGSETVAPVVKVASRRKRNKEVVG, encoded by the coding sequence ATGACTAGTACACGTGTGCGGGGTAGCGAAGTGAACGATCGGGAACGGGTTGTTCCCGACCATGAAGTCGTGATCATCGGAGCCGGCTTCGGCGGTATCGGAGCAGGTGTTGAGCTCACCAAAAGGGGAGTCCACGATTTCGTGATCTTGGAGAAGTGGGGGGCCGCCGGCGGAACCTGGCACGCGAACAAGTATCCGGGCGTGGCCGTTGATATCCCGACCGTTATCTACAGTTTTTCCTACGACCAGAAGACCACCTGGTCGAAGTTCTTCACCCCGGGTGATGAACTTGAGGAGTACGCCAACGAGCTCGTCGACAAGCATGACCTGCGCCGCAAGATCCGCTTCAATACACGCGTCGTTCGTCAGGAATTTGATGAGTCACAAAACATCTGGGCTCTTACCCTGGACGATGACACTGTCATCACCACTCGGCATGTGATCGCCGCGACAGGCGGGCTTGAGCAACCCAAGCTCCCGGAAATAGACGGCATCGATTCCTATCAGGGAGTGTTGATGCATACCGCGCTGTGGGACAAGGATGTTCAGCTTGCCGGCAAGAGGGTGGCGGTCATCGGAACCGGGGCGACCTCGCTGCAGCTGGTTCCCGAGATCGCTCCGGAGGTTGGCCATCTCACCGTCTTTCAGCGCACACCGATCTATGTCGGGCCCAAGCCCGACTTGAAGTACAACGCGTTCTGGCGGGCACTGTTCGGATTCCCCGGTGTTGCCAAGGGTATTCGACACGCGATCAACCTCGGCACCGCATACATCCCGGACGCTGTTTTCAACCTCGACTCCAAGTATGTCGAATCGGCGTCGATGGCAATGGCCAACAGAATTCGTTCCTGGATGCGTACACAGGTCGATGATCCGGTGACCCGCGAGAAGCTGCTGCCCTACTACGGATTTGGTTGTAAACGTCCGTCGTTCTCCAACACCTACCTCAAGACGTTCAACCGGCCCAACGTGGACTTGGTGACCGAGCCGATTCAGCGGATCACCGAGAAAGGTCTGCTGACCGCGGACGGCGTCGAGCATGAAGTAGATGTATTGATCTGTGCCACCGGATTTGCGATCTGGGATCACATGCCGGCCTTCCCGACCGCCGGGCGAGGCGGCAAGGACTTGAAGCGGTTCTTCCAGGAGAGTCGTTATCAGGCGTACCAGGGTGTTTCGATTCCCGAGTACCCCAACTTCTTCCTCGTTCTCGGGCCGTACGGATACGTGTTCGGGCCGTATCACATGCTGATCGAGTCGACGACCGCGCACGCGGCCCGGGTCATCGCGGAGACCAAGAAACGCGGTGCCACCACCGCGGAGGTCAAGCAGGACGTGCACCAGGCCTACTTCGACAAGATGCACCAGCGCAACAAGAATCACCTGTGGCTCTCCCCGGCATGTTCGACCGCCAACACCTACTACATCGACAATCACGGTGACTCGCCGTTCCGGCCAGGCGGTTTCGGCGAGATGTATTTCCACAACAAGTACTTCCGGTTGGACAACTATCGCTACGGCAGCGAGACGGTGGCGCCCGTGGTGAAGGTGGCATCGAGGCGCAAGCGCAACAAGGAGGTCGTGGGATGA
- a CDS encoding SDR family NAD(P)-dependent oxidoreductase: MRLLPARKPDLVVVTGAGSGIGRAIAIQFAKSGAEVVASDLDLTTAQETAEIIHNKGLRAVAFQLDVTDPAAWERFADQVRAEYGVPDVLVNNAGIMVGGRFFDLEQEHWEKQFRVNVFGVAYGGRVFGKQMAERGRGGQIVNIASAGAITPTPIFPAYSASKAAVKMLSECMRMELGPKGIGVSAVCPGFINTNIGVNATVAGVDLPDDVRERANNVMRAFQSSAPMRVLDQLIGPPQVARATVRAARYNFAVAPVRPEAWLGYFLSRLLPGLNRHFMYPIPYWLGLDIDSLMPRVQRVIDNLTERAPTPPISEQSSV, encoded by the coding sequence ATGAGGCTGCTACCCGCACGTAAACCAGATCTTGTTGTGGTGACCGGCGCCGGCAGCGGCATCGGGCGGGCCATTGCCATCCAATTCGCCAAGAGCGGTGCGGAGGTGGTGGCATCGGATCTGGATCTGACGACCGCCCAGGAAACGGCGGAGATCATTCACAACAAGGGACTGCGTGCCGTCGCGTTCCAGCTCGATGTCACAGATCCGGCAGCCTGGGAGCGGTTCGCCGATCAGGTGCGGGCCGAATACGGTGTCCCCGATGTGCTGGTGAACAACGCGGGCATCATGGTTGGCGGACGCTTCTTCGACCTCGAGCAGGAGCACTGGGAAAAGCAGTTCCGGGTCAACGTTTTTGGTGTCGCATATGGCGGGCGCGTCTTTGGTAAGCAGATGGCCGAACGCGGTCGGGGTGGTCAGATCGTCAACATCGCCTCGGCGGGGGCCATCACTCCGACGCCGATCTTCCCCGCCTACTCTGCCTCGAAGGCTGCGGTGAAGATGTTGAGCGAGTGTATGCGGATGGAACTGGGACCCAAGGGAATCGGGGTGTCCGCGGTATGTCCGGGCTTCATCAACACCAACATCGGCGTAAACGCCACCGTGGCCGGTGTGGACCTGCCCGACGATGTGCGTGAGCGTGCGAACAACGTGATGAGGGCCTTCCAGTCCTCTGCCCCGATGAGAGTGCTGGATCAGTTGATCGGTCCCCCGCAGGTTGCGCGGGCCACGGTCCGCGCGGCGCGCTACAACTTTGCGGTGGCTCCGGTGCGTCCCGAAGCGTGGCTGGGTTACTTCTTGAGCAGGCTCCTGCCGGGTCTCAATCGACATTTCATGTATCCGATTCCGTACTGGCTCGGATTGGATATCGACTCGCTCATGCCGAGGGTGCAACGCGTCATCGACAACCTGACCGAACGCGCACCGACGCCGCCTATCTCCGAGCAGTCGTCGGTGTGA
- a CDS encoding 2-oxo-4-hydroxy-4-carboxy-5-ureidoimidazoline decarboxylase: protein MLMHQGIGRDTFNEMPDTKAVHALYECGGSVTWARKIAAARPFADHDALFRYADNELFALSEESLDEVLIAYPPLGRRPGSARSHAEQCAIRDETPGMMAALRAAAHRYEHHFGHRFVMHLCGQDGASVLRAISDRMHHDVDTERKVTRNELAKINRTRLERMLGPEGGYDNW from the coding sequence ATGTTGATGCATCAGGGCATCGGCCGCGACACGTTCAATGAGATGCCCGACACCAAAGCGGTCCACGCGCTGTACGAGTGCGGTGGCAGCGTGACCTGGGCGCGGAAAATCGCCGCCGCCCGGCCGTTCGCCGATCACGATGCCCTATTCCGATACGCCGACAACGAGCTATTCGCCCTGTCGGAGGAATCACTGGACGAGGTACTGATCGCCTACCCGCCGCTGGGCAGACGTCCGGGAAGTGCGCGTTCACATGCCGAGCAGTGCGCGATCCGCGATGAGACCCCGGGAATGATGGCCGCGTTGCGGGCCGCTGCCCACCGGTACGAGCACCACTTCGGCCACCGCTTCGTCATGCACCTGTGTGGACAGGACGGGGCCTCCGTGCTGCGTGCGATCTCCGACCGCATGCACCACGACGTGGACACCGAGCGCAAGGTGACCCGTAACGAGCTCGCAAAGATCAACCGCACCCGTCTGGAGCGCATGCTCGGCCCCGAGGGCGGTTACGACAACTGGTGA
- a CDS encoding inorganic diphosphatase, with protein MEFDVTIEIPKGQRNKYEVDHVTGRVRLDRYLYTPMAYPTDYGFIENTLGEDGDPLDALLLLPEPVFPGVIVEARPVGMFKMVDDGGGDDKVLCVPAGDPRWDHIQDIGDVSSFELDAIKHFFVHYKDLEPGKFVEAADWVGRAEAEAEVIASFERLKTQGH; from the coding sequence GTGGAGTTCGACGTCACCATCGAGATCCCCAAGGGTCAGCGCAACAAGTACGAGGTCGATCACGTGACCGGCCGGGTGCGCCTGGACCGCTACCTCTACACGCCCATGGCCTACCCCACCGATTACGGGTTCATCGAGAACACGCTCGGCGAGGACGGCGATCCGCTGGATGCCCTGCTGCTACTGCCCGAGCCCGTCTTCCCGGGCGTGATCGTCGAGGCACGGCCCGTCGGCATGTTCAAGATGGTCGACGACGGCGGCGGCGACGACAAGGTGCTGTGCGTGCCCGCGGGCGACCCTCGCTGGGATCATATCCAGGACATCGGTGACGTGTCGAGCTTCGAACTGGATGCCATCAAGCACTTCTTCGTGCACTACAAGGACCTGGAGCCCGGCAAGTTCGTCGAGGCCGCCGACTGGGTGGGCCGCGCCGAGGCCGAGGCCGAGGTCATCGCGTCGTTCGAGCGCCTCAAAACTCAGGGCCACTGA
- the dacB gene encoding D-alanyl-D-alanine carboxypeptidase/D-alanyl-D-alanine endopeptidase, with translation MVTARALDPRRWRRSTHVLLAVAVVLAIAALVLVASLTTGAATSRQLQGADPEPVLVTPKPGVVPVSDSAPVPTADGLAQALDKALADPALAMFTGRVTDALTGRELWQQGSTVPMVPASTNKVLTAAAALISLERDAKLTTSVVADTAGQRGLVTLVGGGDPILSAAPVGTDTWYRDAARISDLADQVRKSGVTVTSITVDISRFGGPSMAPGWDPADIDGGDVAPIQAVMLDAGRTQPTDYDSRRSTTPALDAGRALATALGADPDTVRLDTAPPTAKSIASVQSAPLMERLREMMNASDNVMAETIGREVALASGRPQTFYGTVDAVTSQLRSAGIDLTGLTLRDSSGLSVDDRVTARTLDEVIGAAAGPDQPKLRPLLDVLPIAGGSGTLSERFVLQNQTSAGWLRAKTGSLTGVNTLAGVVTDISGRVLTFTLMQNQATAPTARNAVDNTAAVLRSCGCS, from the coding sequence ATGGTCACCGCCAGGGCACTTGATCCGCGTCGCTGGCGGCGCTCTACCCATGTCCTGCTTGCCGTCGCCGTAGTACTGGCGATTGCCGCGTTGGTGCTCGTGGCCTCGCTGACCACCGGAGCTGCTACCTCCCGTCAATTGCAGGGCGCCGATCCGGAGCCCGTACTGGTCACCCCCAAGCCGGGGGTTGTTCCGGTTTCCGATTCCGCGCCGGTTCCTACGGCGGACGGTTTGGCGCAGGCCCTGGACAAGGCGCTGGCCGATCCGGCGCTCGCCATGTTCACCGGCCGGGTCACCGATGCGCTGACGGGCCGCGAGTTGTGGCAACAGGGTTCGACCGTGCCGATGGTGCCCGCGTCCACCAACAAGGTGCTGACTGCGGCGGCGGCGCTGATCTCCCTTGAGCGGGATGCCAAACTCACCACGTCGGTAGTGGCCGATACTGCGGGCCAGCGTGGATTGGTGACATTGGTCGGTGGCGGGGATCCGATCCTCAGTGCGGCTCCAGTGGGTACCGACACCTGGTACCGCGACGCCGCCCGCATCAGTGATCTTGCCGACCAGGTGCGTAAGTCGGGCGTCACCGTCACCTCAATCACCGTGGATATCAGCCGATTTGGTGGACCCTCGATGGCACCCGGGTGGGACCCGGCAGATATCGACGGCGGCGACGTCGCGCCGATCCAGGCCGTGATGCTCGATGCCGGACGCACACAACCGACCGACTATGACTCACGCCGTTCCACCACTCCCGCATTGGACGCCGGGCGTGCACTCGCCACCGCGCTGGGGGCCGACCCGGATACCGTGCGATTGGATACTGCGCCCCCAACGGCGAAATCCATTGCCTCCGTGCAGTCGGCACCGCTGATGGAGCGGCTGCGGGAGATGATGAACGCCTCCGACAACGTCATGGCAGAGACAATCGGCCGTGAGGTGGCGCTCGCCTCGGGCCGTCCGCAGACCTTCTACGGAACCGTCGATGCGGTCACGAGCCAGTTACGCAGCGCAGGAATCGATCTCACGGGCCTGACGTTGCGTGATTCCAGTGGGTTGTCGGTGGATGACAGGGTGACGGCACGCACCCTTGACGAGGTCATCGGAGCCGCCGCCGGTCCCGATCAGCCGAAGCTGCGACCGCTGCTGGATGTGCTGCCCATCGCCGGCGGCAGCGGCACGCTGTCGGAACGCTTCGTCCTCCAAAACCAAACCTCAGCGGGCTGGTTGCGCGCCAAAACCGGGTCTCTCACCGGGGTGAACACACTTGCGGGTGTGGTCACCGACATCAGCGGTCGGGTGCTCACCTTCACGTTGATGCAGAACCAGGCCACTGCCCCGACCGCGCGCAACGCGGTGGATAACACCGCGGCGGTGCTGCGGTCATGCGGATGTAGCTGA
- a CDS encoding zinc-dependent metalloprotease has protein sequence MATPDRVVKRGAGTERPELTVGRMVNWEFAATVGAKLARPAPPTTEYTRQQAIAELSDAARRAEAPVRELTGLADGLMVPEARVIDRPSWIAAAAESMRVMAGGDGGASGFLSGRVAGAQTGAVLAFVSSGILGQYDPFTAEGAGALLLVYPNIIAVERQLRVMPSDFRMWVCLHEVTHRVQFSANPWLADYMSGTLATLAHEQEEDVAGMLGRLAEFVRSPKGQGENGIVDLLRAMQSESGRDALDRLLVLGTLLEGHADHVMDAVGPAVVPSVSSIRSRFEARRSRKQPPLQRVIRALIGMDAKMRQYTRGKRFVDHVVGTVGMERFNTIWQDPETLPKPAEIEDPDLWIARVL, from the coding sequence ATGGCCACGCCGGATCGCGTCGTGAAGCGCGGAGCCGGAACCGAGCGTCCCGAGTTGACGGTTGGCCGCATGGTCAATTGGGAGTTCGCCGCCACCGTGGGCGCCAAGCTGGCACGACCCGCGCCACCCACCACCGAATACACGCGCCAGCAGGCCATCGCCGAGCTATCGGATGCGGCGCGGCGTGCGGAGGCCCCGGTGCGTGAGCTCACCGGCCTGGCCGATGGGCTGATGGTTCCGGAGGCGCGGGTCATTGATCGCCCTAGCTGGATTGCGGCTGCGGCCGAGTCCATGCGGGTGATGGCAGGCGGTGACGGCGGCGCCTCGGGGTTTTTGTCCGGCCGCGTCGCCGGAGCACAAACCGGCGCCGTGCTGGCTTTCGTCTCGTCGGGCATTCTCGGGCAGTACGACCCGTTCACCGCGGAGGGGGCGGGCGCATTACTGCTGGTGTATCCGAACATCATCGCAGTGGAACGCCAACTTCGGGTGATGCCAAGCGATTTCCGGATGTGGGTGTGTCTGCATGAAGTGACGCACCGTGTGCAGTTCTCGGCCAACCCGTGGCTGGCGGACTACATGTCGGGCACCTTGGCGACACTCGCACATGAACAAGAAGAGGATGTGGCCGGCATGCTCGGCAGGCTGGCCGAGTTTGTCCGATCTCCGAAGGGGCAGGGCGAGAACGGGATTGTCGACCTTCTGCGCGCCATGCAATCCGAGAGTGGCAGGGACGCGCTGGATCGTCTGCTGGTGCTGGGCACCCTTCTCGAAGGACATGCCGACCATGTCATGGATGCGGTGGGCCCGGCCGTAGTCCCCTCGGTGTCATCCATAAGGTCGCGCTTCGAGGCACGGCGTTCACGCAAGCAGCCACCGCTGCAACGGGTCATCCGTGCGCTCATCGGCATGGATGCCAAGATGCGTCAGTACACCCGTGGCAAGAGGTTTGTCGACCACGTGGTGGGAACGGTGGGGATGGAGCGCTTCAATACCATCTGGCAAGACCCCGAGACGTTACCCAAGCCCGCCGAAATCGAGGACCCGGACCTGTGGATCGCCCGAGTTCTCTAG
- the tilS gene encoding tRNA lysidine(34) synthetase TilS, with amino-acid sequence MRRAVKAFGAQYLPNATEVAVALSGGADSLALVAAAVGQGWTVTALIVDHGLQHGSAEVAAQARNQALALGCRDALVFSVIVDGPGGLEAAARAARYAALRTASDGLPVLLAHTLDDQAETVLLGLGRGSGGRSIAGMRPWDAPWGRPFLDIRRTETRAACAEYGLTPWEDPHNVDPRFVRVRLRHEVLPLLEQVLGGGVAEALARTAASLRDDGDALDEQARVAFCGEDSLEVSGLHDLAPAVRRRVIRLWLLAGGAQDLNDNQIRAVDGLVAQWHGQGGVAVGADLPYQRLVASRSGDRLVLSIHDV; translated from the coding sequence CTGCGGCGGGCTGTCAAAGCCTTTGGTGCGCAGTACCTCCCGAATGCAACAGAAGTAGCCGTGGCGCTCTCGGGTGGCGCTGATTCGTTGGCTCTCGTGGCGGCGGCCGTCGGGCAGGGCTGGACGGTGACCGCGCTGATCGTCGACCATGGGCTGCAGCACGGCTCGGCCGAGGTCGCGGCCCAGGCGCGGAATCAGGCGCTGGCTCTGGGATGTCGTGACGCATTGGTTTTTTCGGTGATCGTTGACGGCCCTGGCGGTCTGGAAGCGGCTGCCAGGGCTGCCCGGTATGCCGCGCTGCGTACGGCCAGTGACGGGCTGCCCGTGCTTCTCGCCCATACCCTCGATGACCAAGCCGAAACGGTGCTGCTCGGACTCGGGCGAGGATCCGGAGGGCGTTCCATCGCCGGAATGCGCCCGTGGGATGCCCCCTGGGGGCGCCCGTTCCTCGATATTCGCCGCACCGAGACGCGTGCGGCCTGCGCCGAATATGGCCTTACCCCATGGGAAGACCCGCACAATGTCGATCCGCGCTTCGTCCGGGTCCGCCTGCGTCATGAGGTGCTGCCGTTACTGGAGCAGGTTCTCGGAGGCGGTGTCGCCGAGGCCCTTGCCCGAACCGCGGCCTCGCTACGCGATGATGGGGATGCACTCGACGAACAAGCACGGGTGGCTTTCTGCGGTGAGGATTCCCTGGAGGTTTCGGGTCTGCACGACCTGGCGCCCGCTGTGCGGCGGCGGGTGATCAGACTGTGGCTGTTGGCCGGTGGCGCGCAGGATCTGAACGACAACCAGATTCGCGCGGTGGATGGGCTCGTCGCGCAGTGGCACGGGCAGGGCGGGGTTGCGGTGGGCGCAGACTTGCCGTACCAGCGTCTGGTGGCCTCGCGATCGGGTGACCGGCTGGTGCTGTCGATCCACGACGTCTAA